The Candidatus Woesearchaeota archaeon genome contains a region encoding:
- a CDS encoding 30S ribosomal protein S15, translating to MARMHSRRKGKAGSNKPKEATKKSWIRYAPKEVEMLVAKLGKEGKSGSEIGMILRDTYGIPDVKALTGETISKILGDKKLLPKLPEDLIALLRRIVLIRKHIEKNAKDQSAKRGLILTESKIRRLVKYYKITGKVPVEWKYEPEKIRLYIE from the coding sequence ATGGCAAGAATGCATTCAAGAAGGAAAGGAAAAGCCGGAAGCAACAAGCCGAAGGAAGCAACCAAAAAAAGCTGGATAAGATACGCTCCCAAGGAAGTTGAAATGCTTGTTGCAAAGCTCGGAAAAGAAGGCAAGAGCGGCTCAGAGATAGGAATGATTTTAAGGGACACATACGGAATCCCTGATGTAAAGGCTCTCACAGGAGAGACAATCTCAAAGATACTCGGAGACAAGAAGCTCCTCCCAAAGCTCCCTGAAGACCTTATTGCGCTCCTCAGAAGGATAGTCCTGATAAGGAAGCACATTGAGAAAAATGCAAAAGACCAGAGCGCAAAGAGAGGGCTGATACTCACTGAGTCAAAAATCAGAAGGCTTGTCAAATACTACAAGATAACAGGAAAGGTTCCTGTTGAATGGAAGTATGAGCCTGAAAAGATAAGGCTTTACATAGAGTAA